A stretch of the Malus domestica chromosome 08, GDT2T_hap1 genome encodes the following:
- the LOC139198131 gene encoding uncharacterized protein, which translates to MALSEFSLQYVPQKAVKGQALADFLAQHPSPYGFGGADVEIGMVVTRDNYWTMYFDGSSTSSSAGAGIVIQSPHSDRWVFSLKLDFDCTNNQAEYEALVVGLGLLLDLRATRVPVLGDSELVINQINGSFHCMSCTLAPYYMVASYLAESFDGITFEHVSRVHNTDADELAQIASGAQLLGGKLGREIPILRQLYPALVNQQILRRDDVIRTRRVLGRSQRFMKGYAELTSLDKKCDGYSDDTAIFDREY; encoded by the exons atggcgttgtccgagttcagtttgcaatacgtgccgcaaaaagctgtgaaaggacaggcgttggccgatttccttgccCAGCACCCTTCGCCTTACGGTTTCGGGGGTGCTgacgtcgaaatcggcatggtggtgacccgcgacaactattggacgatgtatttcgatggttccaGTACCTCGTCCTCGGCCGGCGcaggcatcgtcattcaatctcCTCACAGCGATCGTTGGGTTTTTTCGCTCAAATTGGATTTcgactgcaccaataatcaggccgaatacgaggcTTTGGTCGTTGGTCTGGGCCTCCTTCTTGACCTACGCGCCACTCGTGTTCCCGTCCTCGGGGATTCTGAACTagtgattaaccaaattaatgggtcttttcactgcatgagttgtactctggcgccttactacatggtcgccagctatttAGCCGAGTCTTTTGATGGTATTACATTCGAGCATGTTTCTCgggttcataataccgacgcagacgagttggctcaaatcgcctccggtgcacaactcctggggggcaagctaggccgggagATACCAATATTACGACAACTATACCCGGCTTTGGTTAatcagcaaatcctccgtcgagacgatgtgatacgcaccagg agagtgctcgggcgatcgcagaggttcatgaaggggtatgcggagctcaccAGTCTGGACAAAAAATGCGATGGTTACTCCGACGACACGGCTATTTTTGAccgagaatactga